Proteins encoded within one genomic window of Verrucomicrobiales bacterium:
- a CDS encoding methionine adenosyltransferase, with protein sequence MSKNYIFSSESVGEGHPDKVCDTISDAVLDACLAQDKHSRVACETYAKSNLVVVGGEITTKAKLDFNEIARKAIREIGYVNDDDVFHADKVLIMNAITSQSPDIAQGVDARAAVGKDTDEQGAGDQGLMFGYACNETPELMPAPIMYAHQLGSELTRVRKSGKVSWLRPDAKSQVSVRYVDDQPVSITNVVVSTQHSEEVKHKTIKEFIIEEIIKKVLPKRLLDKDTAFLINPTGRFVVGGPQGDTGLTGRKIIVDSYGGMGRHGGGAFSGKDPSKVDRSAAYMGRYVAKNIVASGLATSAEIQFAYAIGYPDPVSVCVNTFGTGKVPDEVIEKAVCEVFSFKPAHIIKQLNLLRPIYSKTTNYGHFGKVSDTNSITWEKTDKAAALRKAVK encoded by the coding sequence GTCCGTGGGTGAAGGGCACCCAGACAAAGTCTGCGACACGATCTCCGATGCCGTTTTGGACGCCTGCCTCGCCCAAGACAAGCACAGCCGGGTGGCTTGCGAAACCTATGCCAAGAGCAATCTGGTGGTTGTAGGCGGCGAAATCACGACCAAGGCCAAGCTCGATTTCAACGAGATTGCGCGCAAGGCCATTCGCGAGATCGGCTATGTGAACGATGACGATGTGTTCCATGCCGACAAGGTGCTCATCATGAACGCCATCACGTCCCAAAGCCCGGACATCGCCCAGGGCGTTGACGCCCGCGCCGCGGTGGGCAAGGACACCGACGAACAGGGAGCCGGCGACCAGGGCCTGATGTTCGGTTACGCCTGCAATGAGACGCCGGAACTGATGCCGGCGCCGATCATGTATGCTCACCAACTGGGCAGTGAACTCACCCGTGTCCGAAAGAGCGGTAAGGTTTCCTGGCTGCGGCCCGACGCCAAGAGCCAAGTCTCCGTCCGCTACGTGGATGATCAGCCGGTCAGCATCACCAACGTAGTCGTCTCCACCCAGCACTCCGAAGAGGTCAAACACAAGACTATCAAAGAATTCATCATCGAGGAGATCATCAAGAAGGTTTTGCCCAAGCGCCTGCTCGATAAGGACACCGCCTTTCTGATTAACCCTACCGGACGGTTCGTGGTCGGTGGCCCGCAGGGCGATACCGGCCTCACCGGCCGTAAGATCATCGTGGATAGCTATGGCGGCATGGGCCGCCACGGCGGTGGCGCATTCTCTGGGAAGGATCCCTCCAAGGTGGATCGCAGCGCGGCCTACATGGGGCGCTACGTCGCCAAGAACATTGTCGCCTCCGGTCTCGCCACCAGCGCTGAAATCCAATTTGCCTACGCCATTGGTTATCCCGACCCCGTCAGCGTCTGCGTCAACACCTTCGGCACCGGCAAGGTTCCCGACGAAGTCATCGAGAAAGCCGTCTGCGAAGTGTTCAGCTTCAAACCGGCCCACATCATCAAGCAGCTCAACCTGCTTCGACCCATTTATTCCAAGACCACCAATTACGGGCACTTCGGCAAGGTCTCGGATACCAACAGCATCACTTGGGAAAAGACCGACAAGGCCGCCGCTCTGCGTAAGGCCGTCAAGTAA